In a genomic window of Mycolicibacterium neoaurum VKM Ac-1815D:
- a CDS encoding type II secretion system F family protein produces MSVAAVLLAAAVLIGAGPAHRMRAPMRCAPELPDDPLAAASCLDVLAACLSAGMATATAAAAAAPLAPVLLRAQLIRAADLLVLGAGSERAWADPGGTADPHGAVLARLARRSAVSGAALAGGIAELADQVRIDAGSAADAAAERASVLIAGPLGLCYLPAFVCLGIVPVVAGLAGDLMSGL; encoded by the coding sequence ATGAGCGTGGCCGCGGTGCTACTCGCGGCGGCGGTGCTGATCGGAGCCGGACCCGCACACAGAATGCGGGCACCGATGCGATGCGCGCCGGAGCTGCCCGATGATCCGCTGGCCGCGGCATCGTGTCTGGACGTCCTGGCAGCCTGCCTGTCGGCGGGTATGGCGACCGCGACCGCCGCTGCGGCGGCCGCGCCGCTGGCGCCGGTGCTGCTGCGTGCTCAGCTGATACGCGCGGCCGACCTCCTCGTCCTGGGCGCGGGTTCGGAGCGGGCCTGGGCAGACCCCGGTGGCACCGCCGACCCGCACGGGGCGGTGCTGGCCAGGCTGGCTCGCCGCTCGGCGGTATCGGGTGCGGCACTGGCCGGCGGGATCGCCGAACTGGCCGACCAGGTGCGCATCGACGCGGGTTCGGCCGCCGATGCGGCCGCCGAGCGCGCCTCGGTGTTGATCGCAGGCCCGCTCGGGCTGTGCTATCTGCCCGCCTTCGTCTGCCTGGGAATCGTCCCGGTGGTCGCCGGGCTGGCCGGTGACCTG
- a CDS encoding type II secretion system F family protein gives MTVAVILLAAALLVLPTPAGHRLGPRRRPRRRRRISPAWLGAPATVLAMLWWEPTVVLACLLVAATVAHRRRRAACRRAAVAEALQLRDALDVLVGELRVGAHPVAALSAAAGEVGGQVGDRLRTVSAHGRLGADIAIGLSSVAETSAIPAQWRRLALCWQLAHHHGLAVATLLRAAQHDIVERDRFRLRLDAGLAGPRTTAAVLAGMPVLGILLGQLIGAEPVRFLVAGGPGGVILLIGVALSCLGLYWSDRIITAVAS, from the coding sequence ATGACGGTGGCGGTGATCCTGTTGGCGGCGGCGCTGCTCGTCTTGCCGACGCCGGCCGGTCACCGACTCGGGCCTCGGAGGCGACCTCGTCGACGACGGCGGATCTCACCGGCGTGGCTCGGTGCACCCGCAACCGTGCTCGCGATGCTCTGGTGGGAGCCGACGGTCGTTCTGGCATGTCTCCTGGTGGCGGCCACCGTGGCTCACCGGCGTCGGCGCGCGGCGTGCCGACGGGCGGCCGTCGCGGAGGCGCTGCAACTGCGCGATGCGCTGGACGTCCTGGTCGGAGAGCTCAGGGTCGGCGCGCACCCCGTGGCCGCGCTCAGCGCGGCGGCCGGTGAGGTCGGCGGTCAGGTCGGGGACCGCCTGAGGACCGTCTCGGCGCACGGGCGTCTCGGCGCCGATATCGCCATCGGGTTGAGTTCGGTGGCCGAGACCTCCGCCATCCCCGCGCAATGGCGACGGCTGGCGCTCTGCTGGCAGTTGGCCCACCATCACGGCCTCGCGGTCGCCACGCTGCTTCGCGCCGCGCAGCACGACATCGTCGAGCGCGACAGGTTCCGGCTGCGGCTGGACGCCGGACTGGCCGGACCGCGCACCACCGCCGCGGTACTGGCCGGGATGCCGGTACTGGGAATCCTGCTGGGACAGCTGATCGGAGCCGAGCCGGTGCGGTTCCTGGTCGCCGGCGGGCCCGGCGGGGTCATCCTGCTGATCGGAGTGGCACTGTCCTGCCTGGGGCTGTACTGGTCGGACCGCATCATCACGGCGGTGGCGTCATGA
- a CDS encoding TadA family conjugal transfer-associated ATPase — protein MSDLIERVRERLAHDGAALRPAVVADAIRAESGGLLGDTEVLSNMRSVAIELTGAGLLDPLLRASGTTDVLVTAPDAVWVDDGNGLRRSGIRFPDEDAVRRLAQRLALAAGRRLDDSQPWVDGHLSCVGVDPVRLHAVLPPVAAAGTCISLRVLRPARQDLAALIAAGAIAEPAADLLAGIIAARLAFLVCGGTGAGKTTLLSALLGTVADTERLVCVEDAAELAPQHPHVVKLVARGPNVEGVGAVTVRDLVRQALRMRPDRIVVGEVRGAEVVDLLTALNTGHDGGAGTVHANSAAEVPARLEALAGLGGLDRTALHSQLAAAIQVVVHVGRDRDGIRRVREIAVVERDHDGWVGARTAWQLRRGFGDGIDALRHLFEDAGIR, from the coding sequence ATGAGCGACTTGATCGAGCGGGTGCGGGAACGCCTCGCCCATGACGGGGCCGCGTTGCGACCGGCGGTGGTCGCCGACGCCATCCGCGCGGAATCCGGTGGCCTGCTCGGTGACACCGAAGTACTCAGCAACATGCGCAGCGTTGCCATCGAGTTGACCGGCGCCGGCCTGCTTGATCCGTTGTTACGTGCCTCGGGGACCACCGATGTCCTTGTCACCGCGCCCGACGCGGTCTGGGTGGACGACGGTAACGGGTTGCGGCGCAGCGGCATCCGCTTCCCCGATGAGGACGCAGTGCGCAGGCTCGCGCAGCGCCTCGCCCTGGCCGCCGGACGCAGGCTGGACGACAGCCAACCCTGGGTCGATGGTCATTTGAGCTGTGTGGGGGTCGATCCCGTCCGGTTGCACGCGGTGCTGCCGCCCGTGGCGGCCGCGGGGACCTGCATCTCGCTGCGGGTGCTCCGACCGGCCCGCCAGGATCTGGCTGCGCTGATCGCCGCTGGTGCGATCGCCGAGCCCGCCGCGGACCTGTTGGCCGGCATCATCGCGGCGCGGCTGGCCTTCCTGGTCTGTGGTGGGACCGGCGCCGGCAAGACCACGCTGCTGTCGGCGCTGCTGGGGACGGTGGCCGACACCGAACGTCTCGTCTGCGTGGAGGATGCGGCCGAGCTCGCGCCCCAACACCCGCATGTGGTGAAGCTGGTCGCCCGCGGCCCCAACGTCGAGGGCGTGGGTGCGGTGACGGTACGTGACCTCGTTCGTCAGGCACTGCGGATGCGGCCGGACCGGATCGTGGTCGGCGAGGTGCGTGGCGCCGAGGTGGTGGACCTGTTGACCGCGCTGAACACCGGTCATGACGGCGGCGCGGGCACCGTGCACGCCAACAGCGCAGCCGAGGTTCCCGCGCGGCTGGAGGCGTTGGCCGGGCTCGGTGGACTGGACCGCACCGCGCTGCACAGCCAGCTGGCCGCCGCGATCCAGGTCGTCGTGCACGTCGGGCGCGACCGCGACGGGATCCGGCGGGTGCGCGAGATCGCCGTCGTAGAACGCGATCATGATGGCTGGGTAGGCGCGCGCACCGCCTGGCAGCTGCGGCGCGGGTTCGGCGACGGGATCGACGCGCTGCGCCACCTGTTCGAGGATGCGGGCATCCGATGA
- the ssd gene encoding septum site-determining protein Ssd has translation MTSNATLLAVVERSSLREEIDRVAAAAGLPVVHAERPSGRAAWLGARAVVLDAGSAHRLAELDLPRRDRVLLVGEDDAGVWEWRGAAAVGAQHFFKLPEQDEDLVGAFGAAAADPGPGGRDGGVLAVIGGCGGAGASLFATAVAQSADSALLVDADPWGGGIDLAMGTEGVPGLRWPDLAVRAGRLSFDALRGALPTSRTVTVLSGGRSGGEIAAGPISAVVDAGRRAGVTVVCDIPRRATPVTETALCTADLVVVIAPADVRSAAATGALTRWAREINPNLGLVVRGPAPGGLRAADLADGIGLPLLAAMRPQPGLAGALERGGLRLAARSPLALAAVRVLQVLRGQPVGAGS, from the coding sequence GTGACGTCGAACGCAACCCTGCTGGCCGTGGTCGAGCGCAGCTCCCTCCGCGAGGAGATCGACAGGGTGGCCGCCGCCGCCGGCCTGCCGGTGGTGCATGCCGAACGTCCGTCGGGGCGGGCAGCCTGGCTCGGCGCCCGTGCCGTCGTGCTCGACGCCGGGTCCGCACATCGCCTCGCGGAGTTGGATCTGCCGCGACGGGATCGCGTGCTGCTGGTCGGTGAGGACGATGCCGGAGTGTGGGAGTGGCGGGGTGCGGCAGCCGTTGGCGCACAACACTTCTTCAAGCTGCCCGAGCAGGACGAGGACCTCGTCGGCGCCTTCGGTGCCGCGGCCGCCGACCCCGGCCCGGGCGGTCGCGACGGTGGTGTCCTCGCTGTCATCGGTGGGTGCGGCGGTGCGGGCGCCTCACTGTTCGCCACTGCCGTGGCGCAGTCGGCGGATTCGGCACTGCTCGTCGACGCGGATCCGTGGGGCGGAGGCATCGACCTGGCGATGGGCACCGAGGGCGTGCCCGGCCTGCGCTGGCCGGATCTCGCGGTGCGGGCGGGCAGGCTGAGTTTCGACGCACTGCGCGGGGCGTTGCCGACGTCGCGGACGGTGACGGTGTTATCCGGCGGACGCAGCGGTGGGGAGATTGCGGCGGGACCGATATCTGCGGTCGTGGACGCCGGTCGCCGCGCCGGGGTCACGGTGGTCTGTGACATCCCGCGCCGAGCTACGCCGGTGACCGAAACAGCGCTCTGCACGGCGGATCTGGTGGTCGTCATCGCACCTGCCGATGTGCGCTCGGCGGCCGCCACCGGTGCGCTCACCCGGTGGGCGAGGGAGATCAATCCGAATCTCGGTCTGGTGGTGCGCGGGCCGGCGCCCGGGGGGCTGCGGGCTGCGGACCTGGCCGACGGTATCGGTCTGCCGCTTCTTGCGGCGATGCGTCCGCAGCCCGGACTGGCCGGTGCGCTGGAGCGCGGTGGGCTCCGGCTCGCCGCCCGGTCGCCGTTGGCACTCGCCGCCGTGCGGGTGTTGCAGGTGCTGCGCGGACAACCGGTGGGGGCGGGGTCATGA
- a CDS encoding HAD-IB family hydrolase yields the protein MTVPDGSADFATAPDPAVQGGQPVRTAAFFDLDKTVIAKSSTLAFSKPFFDQGLLNRRAVLKSSYAQFLFLMSGADHDQMDRMRTYLTDMCSGWDVDQVRSVVGETLHEIVDPLVFDEAANLIADHKLCGRDVVVVSASGEEIVAPIAAALGATHAMATRMVVEDGKYTGEVAFYCYGEGKVEAIRELAAREGYALEHCYAYSDSITDLPMLEAVGHPSVVNPDRALRKEAGQRGWPVLAFTRPVSLRDRLPAPSGAAVATTLAVGLSALAGGALTYSLLRKLLPPTVTRR from the coding sequence GTGACGGTACCCGATGGTTCTGCCGATTTTGCCACCGCTCCCGATCCCGCAGTACAGGGCGGTCAGCCAGTTCGCACCGCGGCGTTCTTCGACCTCGACAAGACCGTCATCGCGAAATCCAGCACCTTGGCTTTCAGCAAACCTTTTTTCGACCAAGGACTTTTGAACAGACGTGCGGTACTCAAGTCCTCGTACGCCCAGTTTCTGTTCCTCATGTCCGGCGCCGACCATGACCAGATGGATCGGATGCGCACCTACCTCACCGATATGTGCAGCGGCTGGGACGTGGACCAGGTGCGATCCGTGGTCGGCGAAACCCTGCATGAGATCGTCGACCCGTTGGTCTTCGACGAGGCCGCCAACCTGATCGCCGACCACAAGCTCTGCGGGCGCGATGTCGTCGTGGTGTCGGCATCCGGCGAAGAGATCGTCGCGCCGATCGCCGCGGCCCTCGGCGCAACCCACGCCATGGCCACCCGCATGGTCGTCGAGGACGGCAAGTACACCGGGGAGGTGGCCTTCTACTGCTACGGCGAGGGCAAGGTCGAGGCCATCCGGGAACTGGCCGCCCGCGAGGGCTACGCGCTGGAGCACTGCTACGCCTACTCGGACTCGATCACCGACCTGCCGATGCTCGAGGCAGTCGGACATCCCTCGGTCGTCAACCCCGATCGCGCACTGCGCAAGGAGGCCGGCCAGCGCGGTTGGCCGGTGCTGGCCTTCACCCGGCCGGTATCGCTGCGCGACCGACTCCCGGCACCCTCCGGCGCTGCCGTGGCGACCACGCTCGCGGTGGGACTGAGCGCGCTCGCAGGCGGTGCGCTCACCTACTCACTGCTGCGGAAGCTGTTGCCGCCCACCGTTACCCGTCGGTAG